The Paenibacillus sp. BIC5C1 DNA segment ACATGGAACTATGGTATGTAATCCTGCTTAATATCTGTCTAATTCTGATAAAAATCATCAAAGAGAAGTTCACAAGTCGCTGAGGGGGAGCAAAACATGAGCATCATGCACAACAGCTTTTTTAGAAGCAATACAATCAAAATAAACAAAATTATCGTTACGATTTTATGGTTAACCCTGTTATCATTCTGTTTCTTCATTGCGAGCAATAAGGTTCAACTCGAAGTCGTGTTCTCACTGTTAATTGAGCTGTCTATTGCTACTGTATTGATTATTCGCAAAAAAACAGTCTTGACGATGGTCGTTCTGATGATTGCCATACTGACCTGTACGACGCCATATATTGAATCACCTGCTGCAGGCATGCTCATTATGGTTGTTCTCTGTGTGATCTCTCTTTATTTGAATAGAGTTCTGCTATACGGGTTTGGGGTGATGTACAACATTGCTTATATTGTGATTTATTATTCAGGCCATCAGCAATATGATTCGACTTTTTTCATGACGATTGGGTTTATCGAACTGACGATCGTTGCTCTATATTTTGTCTGCAAACGTGGCAGAGATCTGATTCAGGTGGCTCTTAACAAGGAAGCGGAAGCGAGAGAGCTTGTGATAGCACTGGATACTATGGTAAGAGCCGTTCGCGAAAATACATCTATGCTGAACACGGATATTGCCAGCTGCAATAACGATATTCAAATGTTGAAAAACATGAGTAATACGATAACCACGAATATTCAGGAAGTGACGGAAGGCATACGCGATCAATCCGGGAGCATTGCACAAATTAGTGAGGAGGTAAACAAAGCTGATGGGAAAATGTCCGAAATCAACCAAATGTCACATCGGCTCGCCGACATCTCAGAACAAAATGGTCTGGTTGTTCGCCAAAGCTCGGATCGAATTGTTCAAATGGGCAATCAGATGACTATTATTAATGCCACAGTTACAGAGTCAATGACTACCGTTGAGGAATTGAACAAAAGCATGGATGAAGTGAATACCTTCCTGACAGCCATCAACCAAATCTCTGATCAGACCAACCTGCTAGCCTTAAACGCAAATATTGAAGCCTCCAGAGCAGGGGAAACAGGAGCGGGGTTTGCCGTCGTAGCCAATGAGGTCAAAAAGCTCGCGAAGGAGTGCTTCAACACGGTTAAACAGATCGACGAAATTATTCATAATATCAAGCGTAAGACACAGCTTGTAGTTGAAAAAGCGACTAACGGAAGTGAAGCAGTACAAGAAGGTAAAGCCATCTCCAGTCAGGTACTTGAGAGCTTTGACCATATCAAGTCTACGTTTGAGCATATTGATCAATACATAGCGAAGGAAATGGATATGACCGATCAGATGAGTCTGATTTTTAATCGAGTCCGCCAACAAGTGGATCATATATCAGCTATCTCGCAGAAGCATGCAGCAGCGACGGAGGATGTTCTGGCAACAACGCAGGAGCAGAAAAGCAATATGGATATCATGTATGCATTAATGGGAAAAATCAACCATTCCAGTAATCGTTTGCAGGATCTGATCGGGAAAAATGAAGAAGAATGATGAAGTAAAAAGCAATTTGATACAAAATAAATGTTTTGTTACAATATTATCGACTGAATTAAACTTTACGTTTAAATTTCCTGTTTCATAAATACATAAGAGGTGGTGAACGAATGCTTGAGCTGAGTTTTGATAATCCGGATGAGCTGGTCATGGTCACGCATGCGTTGTCGACTCGATCCAGAGTGGATATTCTACGACTGCTGATCTCCCAAAACCTGAATATCGTTGAAATCGCGGAAGCTCTCAAACTTCCAGTATCCACGGTAGCCAGCAACATCAAGGTGTTGGAAGCTGCAAGGCTGATCAATACGGAATTGCTGCCTGCCTCTCGAGGGGCGATGAAGGTATGCAGCCGCAATTACGATGATATTCATATTGCTCTTAACCTGGAGAAAGCAATTCCCAAAGGCGATATCCAGGTGTACGAAGTGGATATGCCTATCGGTCATTATAGTGATTGTGAAGTGTCACCCACTTGCGGCATGGCGAATGGTGAGGGCATGATCATTCGTGAGGATGAACCCGC contains these protein-coding regions:
- a CDS encoding methyl-accepting chemotaxis protein, which translates into the protein MSIMHNSFFRSNTIKINKIIVTILWLTLLSFCFFIASNKVQLEVVFSLLIELSIATVLIIRKKTVLTMVVLMIAILTCTTPYIESPAAGMLIMVVLCVISLYLNRVLLYGFGVMYNIAYIVIYYSGHQQYDSTFFMTIGFIELTIVALYFVCKRGRDLIQVALNKEAEARELVIALDTMVRAVRENTSMLNTDIASCNNDIQMLKNMSNTITTNIQEVTEGIRDQSGSIAQISEEVNKADGKMSEINQMSHRLADISEQNGLVVRQSSDRIVQMGNQMTIINATVTESMTTVEELNKSMDEVNTFLTAINQISDQTNLLALNANIEASRAGETGAGFAVVANEVKKLAKECFNTVKQIDEIIHNIKRKTQLVVEKATNGSEAVQEGKAISSQVLESFDHIKSTFEHIDQYIAKEMDMTDQMSLIFNRVRQQVDHISAISQKHAAATEDVLATTQEQKSNMDIMYALMGKINHSSNRLQDLIGKNEEE